The Planctomycetia bacterium nucleotide sequence CCGTAGCGCAAACGAGGGAGAGTGGGTTGCTCTCGACCTAATCGTCGCATTCAGTCGCCTTACGCTTCTGTCCGATCCCAAGCCTCGAACAGCAAGCGGAAATCTCGCAGCGACGCGGGCTTCGGCAAATAGTGGTGGAAACCAGCGTCTTCGGCCATTTGTCGCTGCTCAGGCTGAAAGCCGCCAGAGTAGGCCAAGAGATAGATGCCTTGCCCCCGCAACTGGCGGGCGAGATCGAAACCGGTCAGCGCGCCGTCGAGCGTAGTTTCGCAGATCAACAGTTCCGTGGAGCGTTTCTGCACCTCATGCAGCGCTTCATCCACGTTCGCCGCGGAGGCCACTTCGTGGCCCAATGATTGCAGCAACATACAAAGCGCTTGACGCGCATCGGCGTTCGGGTCTACGACAAGAATCGTCCGACTTCGCATGACTCCCGCTTTCCGCACTTAACGCAAGCAGACCGGCCAAGGCAAGAGACAAGCAAGCCATATGCCAAAGCCGAAAGAAACGACAATCACGATGTTGTCGAATTGCGCGACCTTCAAGTCGTGGAGCGACATGATCGCAGCGCGTTCACTTCGGCTGCCCTGAATGCGCCGTGCGAAAGCGATGCTAGCCCTTCGGAAGGAGCGGCTACGCTACTGAGGGCGCGGCGATCGGCAAGCGCACGACGAATTCGCTGCCGTGCGAAACGCCGGGGCTGGTGGCGCTGACGCTGCCGCCGTGGAGTTCGACCAGCTTGGAGACTAGCGCCAGACCGATACCCAGGCCGCCGGAACTGCGGCCGGGTCCGCCATCGGCTTGGACGAAGAGTTTGAAGATTTCTGGCAGGACGTCCGGCGCGATGCCGATTCCCTCGTCGCGCACGCGCGTGACCGCTTCCTTGCCGTCGGCGCGAAGTTGCAGGAAGATCGATTTGCCCGGCGGGGAATACTTGCAGGCGTTGTGCAACAAGTTCACGAGCACTTGCGTCAGCCTGAAAGCATCGCCGGTGATGATGACTTGCTCCGCTGGCAGATCGACGTGTAGCTTCTGCCCACGCTCTTCGATGGCGCCGCGGGTCATTTCAATGGCCCGTTGAGCGATTTCCAACAAGTCGGTCGGTTCCTGCGAGATCGTGAGTTTGCCGGCGGCCGCGCGCGAGACGTCCAGCAGGTCGCCCACGAGTCGCGTCAAGTGTTCGGTGCTGCGCCGCATGATGCCGTGCATTTCCGAAGCGGCGACGTCCGGCGATTGAAGTTCCTGGACGTCCAGCGCCGAGGTTAATGGCGCGAGGAAGTTCCGCAGCTCATGCGAAAGCACGCTGAGGAATTCGTTCATCCGCTGGTGCGTGGACTGCAGAGCCTGATCGCGATGATGAACGAACGCCGCGATGCTGGCCTCGATCGCTTCGTCAATCCCCAGACCGAGCGCCATGCACTCTCGCGTTTGCAACGGCTGCGGCAGTGTTGTGTCCAGAAAATCGAAGATTACTAATCGCAGGATTTGGTAGTCGCGCACGACTTCGGTTAACTTCCAGCCGACTTCCCAACGTTGTTGGCCGTGCTCGACCGCAAACCAGCGATGCTCACGCGCATCCGCCTTCGATGACTTGGCCAAGGCGCGGCCCAGCGCGCGCAGCCAGTCGGGCAAGCTGTCACGGAGCTCGGCTCGAAACACCTCGTCGGCCGTCGGTTGTTCGATCAGCGCCCGTTCCGACCAGCGCTCGACCAATACGTCGGCGTGCGACTCGACAAGCGAGCCAATTTCCCGAAATCGTTCGGACCAGAGTTGCGCGGGATCGAGAGACATCGTCACGGAGCGACAGTGTGCGAGGGAAGACCTCCATCATACATCCAACGCTGCCCGCCGCCAGTTCGTGTCGGCGGGCAGCAAATTTGCGCACACACCCGCGGATTTGGGGGCGGCGATGACTGCCGACGTGGGCGCGATGCCGTCAGTCGGACGTGCTACTCGCCGTTCGGTCGATCGATATCGACGTCCACCTTCGGACCGCCAGGCGCCCGGTCGACGTCCACTTTGACATCCACGCCGCCTGGTCGTCCGGCGTCGATGTGAATATCGGCGTCGCCGGCAGGAGCGGGAGCGGGGACGGTAGCCGGCGGGACCGTCTGGGGCCGAGGTTCATTGCAGCCAAGCGAGGGGATCAGCAGAATGCCAGACAAGAACAGTGCGTGTCGCATGGTGGTTTCCAATTATAAAACGTGGTGGTGCAAATCGAATCAACGGGAAATGCAAATGCGATGCCACGTGGGATGAAATGGAATCAATCCGGCGAAGGTGCTTCCGTTAGCCAGATTCCAAATCACGGGCCCCATGGCGGTGCAAGATCGCCAAGGCTTCGATCGCGCGTCGACCAGCCTGGACGGTGAGCAACATCTGGCCCGCTGAGAGTTCCTGCACAAAGAACTGAACCTCGGGTTCGCTGAGGCCGAGGCCGATCAGCCCTCCTGCGAGTCCGCCCGTAGCCGCGCCGGCGACCGCGCTGGCTAAGACACTGCCAAGCATGCCGCCCGCGATGATTGGTCCGATGGCCGGCAACATCCCAGCCGCGATGCCGAGGGCCCACAGGCTGCCCAATCCGACGCCGGCGATCGCCCCGTCGGCCACACTCGTTTCCGCACTCGTTTCCACTGTGGATTCGGGCTCGCTGATCGAGGAGGGCGGCGTCCATTCGTTGGCATCGGCACGGGCCATCACGCCGAGCTGATGGGCAGTAAAGTTTGCCTTCCGCAAATCGTGGAGCGCCGCATCGACGTTAGCGGCATCGCCAAAGACGCCCAGCACAATCCGATTTGATTCGCCTGAAGATTCGCGCAGAGGGAATTGATGCTCAGTCATGACGGTGCTCCTCGAAGTCCGCAAGAGTCTCCTCTGTGCGTGCGGCGCATTCGATGGCGCAAAAAAACGCCCGAGAGGAAACTCCGTCTCCCCTCGGACCAGGCGTGTCGGCGTAGCACGCCTTCGCTTGCGTGCGGCGGTGCAAGCCGTTTAGGTGCGGCTGTGCGTGGAGGCGAATTCGTCAACTTGCTTTTCGGCTTCGTCCTTGGCGATGCCATATTTCTTTTGAATCAAGCCAGCCAACTGGTCGCGCTTGCCTGCCACAACATCCAACTCATCGTCGGTGAGTTTTCCCCATTGCTCGCGGACCTTACCTCTGAGTTGTTTCCATTGTCCTTCGACAGTATCCCAGTTCATGGCATTGCTCCTGAATGGTGAGTGCGAGAGTTTAGTCGTCGCGAAAGTGAAGTCGCAACTGCCGTG carries:
- a CDS encoding response regulator, with product MRSRTILVVDPNADARQALCMLLQSLGHEVASAANVDEALHEVQKRSTELLICETTLDGALTGFDLARQLRGQGIYLLAYSGGFQPEQRQMAEDAGFHHYLPKPASLRDFRLLFEAWDRTEA
- a CDS encoding HAMP domain-containing sensor histidine kinase; the protein is MSLDPAQLWSERFREIGSLVESHADVLVERWSERALIEQPTADEVFRAELRDSLPDWLRALGRALAKSSKADAREHRWFAVEHGQQRWEVGWKLTEVVRDYQILRLVIFDFLDTTLPQPLQTRECMALGLGIDEAIEASIAAFVHHRDQALQSTHQRMNEFLSVLSHELRNFLAPLTSALDVQELQSPDVAASEMHGIMRRSTEHLTRLVGDLLDVSRAAAGKLTISQEPTDLLEIAQRAIEMTRGAIEERGQKLHVDLPAEQVIITGDAFRLTQVLVNLLHNACKYSPPGKSIFLQLRADGKEAVTRVRDEGIGIAPDVLPEIFKLFVQADGGPGRSSGGLGIGLALVSKLVELHGGSVSATSPGVSHGSEFVVRLPIAAPSVA
- a CDS encoding CsbD family protein — protein: MNWDTVEGQWKQLRGKVREQWGKLTDDELDVVAGKRDQLAGLIQKKYGIAKDEAEKQVDEFASTHSRT